In Vibrio atlanticus, the following proteins share a genomic window:
- a CDS encoding DUF4442 domain-containing protein — protein MNKQLAKIYKPNIVKFALNIWPPFWGSGIRIAHISADFRVVKTVLKLRWWNKNANRTQYGGSIFSLTDPVYSLMLMGILGERYYVWDKEASINFIKPGQSDLYADFEISQGQLEDIYRQTQLGEKCFPEFIIHVKDKQGSVVSEIQRTLYVRKKPQFREDDEALEAEC, from the coding sequence ATGAATAAGCAACTCGCAAAAATATATAAACCCAATATTGTAAAATTTGCACTCAATATTTGGCCTCCCTTTTGGGGCTCGGGAATTCGAATAGCTCACATTAGCGCTGACTTTAGGGTTGTTAAGACGGTGCTCAAGTTGCGGTGGTGGAATAAGAACGCTAATCGGACTCAATATGGAGGCAGTATCTTTTCTCTTACCGATCCCGTTTACTCGTTAATGTTAATGGGGATTTTAGGTGAGCGATATTATGTTTGGGATAAAGAGGCGAGTATTAACTTTATCAAGCCTGGTCAATCCGACTTGTATGCAGACTTTGAGATAAGCCAAGGGCAACTTGAGGATATCTATCGTCAGACACAACTTGGTGAGAAGTGTTTCCCCGAATTTATCATCCACGTTAAAGATAAGCAGGGAAGTGTGGTTTCGGAAATTCAGCGAACTCTCTATGTGAGAAAGAAGCCACAATTTAGAGAGGATGACGAAGCATTAGAAGCTGAGTGTTGA
- the fcrX gene encoding ferric iron uptake transcriptional regulator FcrX: MSDNNQALKDAGLKVTLPRLKILEVLQQPDCQHISAEDLYKKLIDLGEEIGLATVYRVLNQFDDAGIVTRHHFEGGKSVFELSTQHHHDHLVCLDCGEVIEFSDDLIEERQKEIAQRYNVQLTNHSLYLYGKSITGDCKGNPDAHKAKK; encoded by the coding sequence ATGTCAGACAATAATCAAGCGCTAAAAGATGCTGGTCTTAAAGTGACCCTCCCACGGCTCAAAATTTTAGAAGTATTACAACAACCAGACTGCCAACATATTAGTGCTGAAGATTTATATAAAAAGCTGATCGACTTAGGTGAAGAGATTGGTCTTGCGACCGTTTATCGCGTACTGAACCAATTCGATGATGCCGGCATTGTAACTCGTCACCACTTTGAAGGTGGTAAGTCTGTATTCGAACTTTCAACACAGCATCACCATGATCACTTAGTATGTTTAGACTGCGGTGAAGTTATCGAGTTCTCTGATGATCTTATCGAAGAAAGACAAAAAGAAATCGCTCAACGCTACAATGTACAGCTAACTAACCACAGTTTGTATCTGTATGGTAAAAGCATCACTGGGGATTGCAAAGGCAACCCAGACGCACATAAAGCGAAGAAGTAA
- the glnS gene encoding glutamine--tRNA ligase, with amino-acid sequence MSEAEARPSNFIRQIIDKDLADGTHSSVHTRFPPEPNGYLHIGHAKSICLNFGIAQDYQGQCNLRFDDTNPEKEDVEYVESIKNDVSWLGFEWSGDICYSSNYFDTLYAYAVELINKGLAYVDELSPDQIREYRGTLKEPGKASPYRDRSPEENLALFEKMRDGGFEEGKACLRAKIDMSSSFMVMRDPVIYRVRFAHHHQTADKWCIYPMYDFTHCISDALEGITHSICTLEFQDNRRLYDWVLDNITIDCQPRQYEFSRLNLEYTVMSKRKLNQLVVENLVEGWDDPRMPTISGLRRRGFTSSSIREFCKRIGVTKQENMIEFGSLESCIRDDLNENAPRAMAVLDPVKIVIENYEADAVETLTVANHPNKPEMGTREVPFTREVWIERDDFREEANKKYKRLVLGKEVRLRGAYVIKAERIEKDAEGNITTIFCSYDNETLGKNPADGRKVKGVIHWVSADKALPAEIRLYDRLFTVPNPAAADDFAATLNPESLVTLNGFVEPSLAEGVAEQAYQFERTGYFCVDSKDSKAGALVFNRTVGLRDTWGKTEA; translated from the coding sequence ATGAGTGAAGCTGAGGCTCGTCCATCGAATTTCATTCGCCAAATTATCGATAAAGATTTAGCGGATGGTACACACAGTAGCGTGCATACTCGTTTCCCGCCGGAGCCAAATGGCTACCTGCACATTGGTCACGCTAAATCTATTTGCTTGAACTTTGGTATTGCTCAGGACTACCAGGGACAATGTAATCTTCGTTTCGATGATACAAACCCTGAAAAAGAAGACGTTGAATACGTTGAGTCAATTAAGAATGATGTAAGCTGGTTAGGCTTTGAATGGTCTGGTGATATTTGTTACTCATCAAACTACTTCGATACGCTTTACGCTTATGCTGTGGAATTAATTAATAAAGGCTTAGCGTATGTTGACGAGCTAAGTCCTGATCAAATCCGTGAGTACCGTGGCACGCTAAAAGAGCCAGGTAAAGCGAGCCCATACCGTGATCGCAGCCCTGAAGAGAACTTAGCGTTGTTCGAAAAAATGCGTGACGGTGGCTTTGAAGAAGGTAAAGCGTGTCTACGTGCTAAGATCGACATGAGCTCTTCATTCATGGTTATGCGCGATCCTGTTATCTACCGTGTTCGTTTTGCTCACCACCATCAAACTGCTGATAAGTGGTGCATTTACCCAATGTACGACTTTACTCACTGTATCTCTGATGCGCTAGAGGGCATTACGCACTCTATCTGTACGCTTGAATTCCAAGATAACCGTCGTTTGTATGACTGGGTTCTAGACAACATCACGATTGATTGCCAACCTCGTCAGTACGAGTTTAGTCGTCTGAATCTTGAATACACGGTAATGTCGAAACGTAAGCTGAACCAACTTGTGGTTGAAAACCTAGTTGAAGGCTGGGACGATCCACGTATGCCAACTATCTCTGGTCTACGTCGTCGCGGTTTCACTTCAAGCTCTATCCGTGAATTCTGTAAGCGTATTGGTGTGACTAAGCAAGAGAACATGATTGAGTTCGGTTCACTAGAATCTTGCATTCGTGATGATCTGAACGAAAATGCACCTCGTGCAATGGCTGTTCTGGATCCAGTTAAGATCGTTATCGAAAACTACGAAGCGGATGCAGTAGAAACGTTAACCGTTGCAAACCACCCGAACAAGCCAGAAATGGGTACTCGTGAAGTACCATTTACACGTGAAGTTTGGATTGAGCGTGATGACTTCCGTGAAGAAGCAAACAAAAAGTACAAGCGTTTGGTTCTAGGTAAAGAAGTTCGTCTACGTGGCGCTTACGTGATCAAAGCTGAACGTATCGAAAAAGATGCAGAAGGCAACATTACGACTATCTTCTGTTCTTACGACAATGAAACATTGGGTAAGAACCCTGCAGATGGCCGTAAAGTGAAAGGCGTTATTCACTGGGTATCTGCTGATAAAGCGTTGCCTGCTGAGATTCGTTTGTACGATCGTCTATTCACAGTGCCAAACCCTGCCGCTGCTGATGATTTCGCTGCAACGTTAAACCCTGAATCACTTGTTACGCTAAACGGTTTTGTTGAACCTAGCCTAGCAGAAGGTGTGGCAGAGCAAGCGTACCAGTTTGAACGTACAGGTTATTTCTGTGTAGATTCGAAAGACTCTAAAGCAGGCGCGCTAGTATTCAACCGCACGGTTGGTCTACGTGACACTTGGGGTAAAACTGAGGCTTAA
- a CDS encoding IS4 family transposase: protein MTYIEPTLWAQKQFGQAHLNDPRRTQRLVALAASLAEQPGVPVSKLIISPAEMEGAYRFIRNEQIKAEDIAEAGFYVTAQEALEQQTLLALEDTTSLSYSHRSIRDELGHSNQGNRHRAMFVHSTLLFAPDTQSVIGLIEQQRWTRDIEKRGQRHQHATRPYKEKESYKWEQASRHVAERLGDKISDVISVCDREADLFEYLTYKREQQQRFLVRSMQSRCIEEHDNRLYSYASTLLSAGEKVLEIPQKGGRKARKAHLDIKYAPVTLKSPANKKEFDNIPLYYVGCIEQGESGNKLAWHLLTSEPITSKEEALKIVSYYERRWLIEDFHKVWKSEGTEVEQLRMQSKDNLERLSVVLAFIATRLLQLRFMNESDELSKTSCEQVLKGKAWKLMWLKLESKKLPKEAPNISWAYNGIARLGGWKNTKRTGRASIKTLWQGWLRLQTILEGYELAKSLD from the coding sequence ATGACCTATATAGAGCCAACCCTTTGGGCACAAAAACAGTTCGGTCAAGCCCACCTTAATGACCCTAGACGCACTCAAAGACTCGTTGCTCTCGCAGCCTCACTGGCCGAGCAACCTGGCGTACCCGTCTCGAAACTCATTATCTCCCCTGCTGAAATGGAAGGGGCTTATCGCTTCATCCGTAATGAGCAAATCAAAGCAGAAGATATCGCAGAAGCGGGTTTTTATGTCACTGCACAAGAAGCATTAGAGCAACAGACACTTCTTGCCTTAGAAGACACCACTTCTCTCAGTTACTCCCATCGCAGCATTCGAGATGAACTCGGGCACTCCAATCAAGGTAATCGACATCGCGCCATGTTCGTACACTCAACCTTACTTTTTGCTCCCGACACTCAATCTGTTATTGGTTTAATTGAACAACAGCGCTGGACTCGTGATATAGAAAAGCGAGGTCAAAGGCACCAGCATGCGACTCGACCATACAAAGAGAAAGAAAGTTATAAGTGGGAACAAGCCTCTCGCCATGTCGCTGAGCGACTTGGCGATAAAATTTCGGATGTCATTTCTGTGTGCGATAGAGAAGCCGACCTATTTGAATACCTCACTTACAAGCGAGAGCAACAACAAAGGTTCCTCGTTCGCTCAATGCAAAGCCGCTGTATTGAAGAGCATGATAATCGTCTTTATAGCTATGCCTCTACCCTGTTATCAGCCGGAGAGAAAGTGCTCGAAATACCGCAAAAAGGCGGTCGTAAAGCTCGCAAGGCTCATTTAGATATCAAATATGCCCCCGTGACACTCAAGTCTCCTGCTAACAAGAAAGAGTTCGATAACATTCCGCTTTACTACGTGGGATGTATAGAACAAGGAGAGAGTGGTAATAAGCTCGCATGGCACTTACTGACTTCAGAGCCGATAACGAGCAAGGAAGAGGCACTCAAAATCGTCAGTTATTATGAGCGGCGCTGGCTAATAGAAGATTTTCATAAAGTCTGGAAAAGTGAAGGGACTGAAGTTGAGCAACTGAGAATGCAAAGTAAGGATAACTTAGAAAGGCTCAGCGTCGTTTTGGCTTTTATCGCGACTCGGTTACTCCAATTGAGGTTTATGAATGAATCAGACGAGTTATCTAAGACCAGTTGTGAGCAGGTATTAAAAGGCAAAGCGTGGAAGTTAATGTGGCTCAAGTTGGAGAGCAAAAAACTACCGAAAGAAGCGCCTAATATATCATGGGCTTACAACGGTATTGCTCGGTTAGGTGGTTGGAAGAATACCAAGCGAACAGGTCGCGCTTCTATAAAGACGTTATGGCAAGGATGGCTTAGGTTACAAACCATCCTTGAAGGGTATGAACTCGCTAAGTCTCTTGATTAA
- the nagE gene encoding N-acetylglucosamine-specific PTS transporter subunit IIBC, with the protein MLPIATLPIAALLLRLGQGDLLDIPFMAQAGGAIFGNLPLLFGLGIAIGLSKDGNGAAGLAGAVAYFVLTATATTINADVNMSFFGGIFAGIIAGHSYNAFHATRLPEWLAFFAGKRLVPIMAGLFALVAGAVSGVVWPGVQSGLDALAHAVSTSGAIGQFVYGTLNRALIPVGLHHVLNSYFWFGMGTCQEIIVAGQGAFANITQLCVDPSLAKTLVVGQEHTFTFANSVTPEITTVVKEVTETVKSGDLHRFFGGDKGAGVFMNGFFPVMMFGLPGAALAMYLAAPAEKRSQVGGALFSVAFCSFLTGITEPLEFMFVFLAPALYAMHAVFTGLSLVVANMFGTLHGFGFSAGLIDFVLNWGLATKPFVLLLIGLGFGALYFFTFSFAIRAFNLKSPGREDDDEAVAAPAGDAPKGEVARQYLKALGGHDNLTSIDACITRLRLTLKDRSIADEAVLKKLGAKGVVKLGENNLQVILGPLAEIVAGEMKAIGAGEDLSDVKLP; encoded by the coding sequence ATGCTACCTATCGCAACACTTCCGATTGCGGCGCTTCTACTACGTTTAGGTCAAGGCGATCTACTTGATATTCCATTCATGGCGCAAGCTGGTGGAGCTATCTTCGGTAACCTACCATTGCTATTTGGTCTAGGTATCGCGATTGGTCTTTCTAAAGACGGTAACGGCGCAGCAGGTCTTGCTGGTGCAGTTGCTTACTTCGTACTAACAGCGACAGCAACAACAATTAACGCTGACGTAAACATGTCATTCTTCGGCGGTATCTTCGCAGGTATCATCGCAGGTCACTCTTACAACGCTTTCCATGCAACACGTCTTCCTGAGTGGCTGGCTTTCTTTGCGGGTAAACGTTTAGTACCTATCATGGCTGGTCTATTTGCACTTGTTGCAGGTGCTGTGTCTGGTGTGGTTTGGCCTGGTGTTCAATCTGGTCTAGACGCACTGGCTCACGCAGTATCAACGTCTGGCGCTATCGGTCAATTCGTTTACGGTACTCTTAACCGTGCACTTATCCCTGTAGGTCTACACCACGTATTGAACTCATACTTCTGGTTCGGTATGGGTACATGTCAAGAAATCATCGTTGCTGGTCAAGGCGCATTCGCTAACATCACTCAACTTTGTGTTGACCCATCACTAGCTAAAACTCTAGTTGTTGGCCAAGAGCACACATTCACATTCGCTAACTCTGTAACTCCAGAAATCACTACTGTAGTTAAAGAAGTGACTGAAACTGTTAAATCTGGTGACCTACACCGTTTCTTCGGTGGCGATAAAGGCGCTGGCGTATTCATGAACGGTTTCTTCCCAGTAATGATGTTCGGTCTACCAGGTGCTGCACTTGCAATGTACCTAGCTGCTCCTGCTGAAAAACGCAGCCAAGTTGGTGGCGCACTGTTCTCAGTTGCATTCTGTTCATTCCTAACAGGTATCACAGAGCCGCTAGAATTCATGTTCGTATTCCTAGCTCCTGCTCTATACGCAATGCACGCTGTGTTTACAGGTCTGTCTCTAGTAGTTGCAAACATGTTTGGTACTCTGCACGGTTTCGGTTTCTCTGCTGGTCTTATCGACTTCGTATTGAACTGGGGTCTAGCAACTAAACCATTCGTACTACTACTAATCGGTCTTGGTTTCGGTGCTCTATACTTCTTCACTTTCTCTTTCGCAATCCGCGCTTTCAACTTGAAATCGCCAGGTCGTGAAGATGATGACGAAGCTGTAGCAGCTCCTGCTGGCGACGCACCAAAAGGTGAAGTTGCACGTCAATACCTAAAAGCTCTAGGTGGTCACGACAACCTAACTTCAATCGACGCTTGTATCACTCGTCTACGTCTAACTCTAAAAGACCGCTCTATCGCAGATGAAGCTGTTCTTAAGAAACTTGGCGCTAAAGGTGTGGTTAAACTAGGTGAGAACAACCTACAGGTTATCCTAGGCCCACTAGCTGAAATCGTAGCTGGCGAAATGAAAGCTATCGGTGCAGGTGAAGACCTATCTGATGTAAAACTTCCATAG
- the nagA gene encoding N-acetylglucosamine-6-phosphate deacetylase — MYALSNCKIYTGSDVLTDHAVVIENELIKKVCPISELPEGIEVRDLNGANLSPGFIDLQLNGCGGVMLNDEITAETMQIMHEANLKSGCTSFLPTLITSSDEDMRAVITAAREYHNQYQNQSLGLHLEGPYLNVAKKGIHSVDHIRKSDSEMIELICENSDLVAKVTLAPELNDPEHIERLHKAGVVVSIGHTNATYTEARQSFESGITFATHLFNAMTPMVGREPGVVGAIYDTPEVYAGIIADGFHVDYANIRIAHKIKGEKLVLVTDATAPAGADMEYFIFVGKKVYYRDGKCVDENGTLGGSALTMIEAVQNTVEHAGIALDEALRMATLYPATAIGVESKLGRIKKGMVANLAVFDRDFNVKATVVNGQYEHN; from the coding sequence ATGTACGCGCTAAGTAACTGTAAAATTTACACTGGTAGTGATGTTCTAACCGATCATGCCGTCGTAATAGAAAATGAACTGATCAAAAAAGTCTGTCCTATCTCTGAATTGCCAGAAGGAATCGAGGTTCGCGATCTAAACGGAGCAAACCTAAGCCCAGGTTTCATTGACTTACAGCTGAATGGTTGTGGCGGTGTAATGCTTAACGATGAGATCACGGCAGAAACAATGCAGATCATGCACGAAGCAAACCTTAAATCAGGCTGTACTAGCTTCTTGCCTACGCTCATCACCTCTTCAGACGAAGATATGCGTGCAGTTATTACTGCAGCTCGTGAATATCACAACCAGTACCAAAACCAATCACTAGGTCTGCACCTTGAAGGTCCATATCTAAACGTTGCAAAAAAAGGCATTCATAGCGTCGATCACATTCGTAAATCAGACAGCGAAATGATTGAACTGATTTGCGAGAACAGCGACCTAGTTGCAAAAGTAACATTGGCACCAGAACTTAATGATCCTGAACATATCGAGCGCCTACACAAAGCTGGCGTTGTCGTTTCTATCGGCCACACAAACGCGACTTACACAGAAGCTAGACAAAGTTTCGAATCTGGTATCACTTTCGCTACTCACCTATTCAATGCAATGACCCCTATGGTCGGTCGTGAACCTGGCGTTGTTGGCGCGATTTACGACACGCCAGAAGTTTATGCTGGTATCATCGCTGACGGCTTCCACGTTGATTACGCAAACATCAGAATTGCGCACAAAATCAAGGGAGAAAAGCTAGTATTAGTGACGGATGCCACAGCTCCTGCAGGTGCTGACATGGAATACTTTATTTTTGTCGGTAAGAAAGTATATTACCGAGATGGTAAGTGTGTTGATGAAAACGGCACACTGGGCGGCTCAGCTCTGACTATGATTGAAGCAGTTCAGAATACAGTTGAGCACGCTGGTATCGCTTTAGACGAAGCTCTTCGCATGGCTACGCTATACCCAGCTACGGCTATCGGTGTAGAAAGCAAGCTAGGTCGAATCAAAAAAGGCATGGTTGCAAACCTAGCTGTATTTGACCGAGACTTTAACGTTAAAGCGACTGTTGTTAATGGACAATACGAGCACAATTAA
- the nagC gene encoding DNA-binding transcriptional regulator NagC, with protein MNGGQIGNVDLVKQLNSAAVYRLIDQQGPISRIQVADVSQLAPASVTKITRQLLERGLIKEVAQQASTGGRRAISLTTEVDPFHSVAVRLGRDYIQISLHDLGGRELAFQQQDLDYSDQSDLTQGLVNNLKAFIAEHQPKIDQLIAIGVTLPGLVNPTTGVVEYMPNTDIDNLALSDIIRDTFHVACFVGNDVRGMALAEHYFGASKDSQDSILVSVHRGTGAGIIVNGQVFLGHNRNVGEIGHIQIDPLGEQCQCGNFGCLETVAANPAIVDRVQKLIKQGYESSLTELEHITIQDVCDHAINGDELAKQSLVRVGNQLGKAIAMTINLFNPQKVIIAGDITKAQEIVFPAIKRNVENQSLTTFHSGLPIVASQIDKHPTMGAFAMIKRAMLNGVLLQKLLED; from the coding sequence ATGAATGGCGGACAAATAGGTAACGTAGACTTAGTTAAACAACTAAACAGTGCGGCGGTATACCGACTAATAGACCAGCAAGGGCCTATCAGTCGTATACAAGTGGCTGATGTAAGCCAACTCGCACCGGCAAGTGTTACAAAAATTACCCGCCAACTTTTGGAGCGCGGCCTCATTAAAGAGGTTGCGCAACAAGCGTCTACTGGCGGTAGACGCGCGATCTCCCTAACCACAGAAGTCGACCCTTTTCATTCTGTCGCTGTACGCTTAGGTAGAGACTATATTCAAATAAGCCTTCATGACCTTGGCGGTCGTGAGTTGGCTTTCCAACAACAAGACCTAGATTATTCAGACCAATCAGACCTTACACAAGGCTTGGTCAATAACCTCAAGGCTTTCATTGCTGAGCATCAGCCAAAGATCGACCAACTGATTGCCATTGGTGTCACCCTTCCAGGATTGGTTAACCCAACAACCGGTGTTGTCGAGTACATGCCAAACACGGACATCGATAACCTCGCATTGAGCGATATTATTCGCGATACTTTCCATGTGGCTTGTTTTGTTGGTAATGACGTTAGAGGAATGGCGCTTGCTGAGCACTACTTCGGTGCAAGTAAAGACAGTCAAGATTCTATTTTGGTCAGTGTGCACCGTGGTACGGGTGCTGGTATTATCGTTAATGGACAGGTTTTCTTAGGCCATAACCGTAACGTGGGTGAAATTGGTCATATCCAAATTGATCCGCTAGGAGAACAATGCCAGTGTGGTAACTTCGGTTGTCTTGAAACCGTAGCGGCAAACCCTGCCATTGTTGATCGAGTACAAAAGCTCATTAAGCAAGGCTATGAATCTTCTTTAACAGAACTTGAACATATTACAATTCAAGATGTTTGTGACCACGCAATCAATGGAGATGAACTCGCGAAGCAAAGCTTAGTCCGAGTAGGAAACCAGTTAGGTAAGGCTATCGCGATGACGATTAACCTGTTTAACCCTCAGAAAGTTATCATTGCTGGTGATATTACGAAGGCACAAGAGATTGTTTTCCCTGCAATTAAGCGCAATGTAGAGAATCAGTCGTTAACGACTTTCCATAGCGGCCTGCCTATTGTAGCATCACAGATCGATAAACATCCTACGATGGGAGCCTTTGCCATGATTAAGCGCGCCATGCTCAACGGTGTGTTACTGCAGAAGCTTCTCGAAGACTAA
- a CDS encoding cation:proton antiporter family protein produces MELILITTAFLAGFIALKFNLPPLVGFLLAGFGLQAFGFETNDTITVLADLGVTLLLFTIGLKLDVKVLLSKEIWAGATFHNLLSTLSFSAALLFFKFLGISSLATMPIEQLVLLAFALSFSSTVFAVKTLHEKGEMNSTYGTLAIGILVMQDIFAVLFLTISTGKVPEWYAIFLFVLPILRPLFYRLLDKVGHGEMLVLCGVFFGLVVGAGLFNFVGIKPDLGALILGILLAGHSKASELSKSLFNIKELLLVCFFLSIGLSGAPTLSAISLSILFLLLLPINGILYFLVLNAYKFRVRTSLLTSLSLFNFSEFGLIVGGLAFKNGWMSSDILIALALTISLSFIIAAPINRIGHKLYQQSGKWLKEHAAESLNQRDQLINPGQAQVLILGMGRIGTGAYDELRSRYGKVSLGVEVREDAAHNHRSHGRNVISGDATDPDFWERILDTANVKLVILAMPHHQGNQTALEQLKSRNFKGQIAAIAEYPDQLETLKENGVDAAFNIYSEAGSGFARHVCEQLNPNINKI; encoded by the coding sequence ATGGAACTAATATTAATCACGACTGCTTTTTTAGCAGGTTTTATCGCTCTCAAATTCAACCTTCCACCTCTGGTCGGTTTTTTGCTAGCAGGTTTTGGACTTCAAGCGTTTGGCTTTGAAACTAATGATACTATCACCGTTCTAGCCGACCTCGGGGTAACGCTGCTGCTCTTTACCATTGGTTTAAAACTCGATGTAAAGGTCTTACTATCCAAAGAAATTTGGGCAGGTGCTACGTTTCACAACCTTCTTTCAACACTATCCTTTAGTGCAGCGCTGCTTTTTTTCAAGTTTCTCGGTATATCTAGCCTAGCAACCATGCCTATCGAGCAATTAGTATTACTCGCGTTCGCCCTATCCTTTTCATCCACCGTTTTTGCAGTTAAGACTCTGCACGAAAAAGGTGAAATGAATTCAACCTACGGTACGCTAGCAATCGGTATCTTGGTTATGCAGGATATCTTTGCAGTTCTCTTCCTAACCATATCAACGGGCAAAGTTCCAGAATGGTACGCTATCTTCCTATTCGTACTACCAATTTTGCGCCCTCTTTTTTATCGCCTGCTGGATAAAGTCGGTCATGGAGAAATGTTGGTTCTCTGCGGCGTATTCTTCGGCTTAGTCGTTGGCGCTGGTCTGTTCAATTTCGTCGGTATCAAACCCGACTTAGGTGCTCTGATACTCGGTATATTGCTAGCAGGTCATAGCAAAGCATCAGAACTGTCAAAATCCTTGTTTAATATTAAAGAGCTACTTCTGGTATGTTTTTTCCTAAGTATCGGTCTATCGGGAGCTCCTACCCTCTCTGCGATCTCTCTTTCGATCCTATTTCTATTACTGCTACCAATTAACGGTATTCTTTACTTTTTGGTACTCAATGCCTACAAATTCCGCGTTAGAACATCGCTGCTAACGTCTCTATCACTCTTTAACTTTAGTGAATTTGGCCTGATTGTTGGCGGATTAGCCTTTAAGAACGGTTGGATGTCGAGTGATATTCTGATCGCATTAGCACTGACTATATCCCTCTCATTTATCATTGCCGCGCCGATTAACCGTATAGGCCATAAGCTCTACCAGCAATCAGGAAAATGGCTGAAAGAACATGCAGCAGAAAGTCTCAACCAACGCGATCAGCTTATTAACCCTGGGCAAGCCCAAGTACTGATCCTGGGTATGGGACGCATTGGTACTGGTGCCTACGACGAATTACGCTCACGCTACGGCAAAGTGAGTTTAGGTGTAGAAGTTCGTGAAGACGCGGCACATAACCACAGAAGCCATGGCAGAAACGTTATTTCTGGTGACGCAACTGACCCGGATTTCTGGGAACGAATCTTAGACACAGCAAACGTAAAACTGGTGATCTTGGCTATGCCTCACCACCAAGGTAATCAAACCGCCTTAGAACAATTAAAATCACGAAACTTTAAAGGTCAAATAGCGGCAATTGCCGAATATCCAGATCAGCTCGAAACACTGAAAGAGAATGGCGTCGATGCGGCATTTAACATTTACAGCGAAGCTGGCAGCGGTTTTGCCCGACATGTTTGTGAACAATTGAATCCGAACATCAATAAAATATAA